One genomic segment of Ricinus communis isolate WT05 ecotype wild-type chromosome 5, ASM1957865v1, whole genome shotgun sequence includes these proteins:
- the LOC8261188 gene encoding plastidic glucose transporter 4, translated as MQASSMYAIKGGLGTGFHFQPLNRRIRNSNHTSFTSLSDFKKNLCMTTSSRDSNRISCCGLGAVDSVSMGTELVRTAFSRSRFPVKAMASDGDIEEATPIINPPQRKSTGTVLPFVGVACLGAILFGYHLAVVNGALEYLAKDLGVAENTVLQGWIVSTLLAGATVGSFTGGALADKFGRTRTFQLDAIPLIIGAFLTTTAQNVQTMIIGRLLAGIGIGISSAIVPLYISEISPTEIRGALGSVNQLFICIGILLALVAGLPLAGNPIWWRTMFCIAAVPAILLALGMAFSPESPRWLFQQGKIAEAEKSIKTLYGKDRVAEVMLELSSAGQGGSAEPEAGWLDLFSSRYWKVVSVGVALFFFQQMAGINAVVYYSTAVFRSVGIASDVAASALVGASNVFGTTIASSLMDKQGRKSLLITSFCGMAVSMLLLSLSFTWKVLAPYSGTLAVLGTVCYVLSFSLGAGPVPALLLPEIFASRIRAKAVALSLGMHWISNFFIGLYFLSVVNKFGISTVYLGFSAICLLAVLYIAGNVVETKGRSLEEIERALNPAI; from the exons ATGCAAGCATCATCAATGTATGCAATTAAAGGTGGCTTAGGCACTGGTTTTCACTTTCAGCCACTTAACCGGAGGATTAGGAACTCTAATCATACTTCATTTACATCACTATCTGATTTTAAGAAGAATCTTTGCATGACTACTAGTAGTAGGGATAGTAACCGGATCAGTTGCTGCGGATTGGGTGCTGTTGATTCGGTTTCCATGGGGACTGAACTGGTCCGAACCGCTTTTTCTCGCTCTCGGTTTCCGGTTAAGGCTATGGCTTCCG ATGGAGATATTGAAGAAGCTACTCCTATTATTAATCCACCCCAAAGAAAGTCTACCGGAACTGTTTTGCCATTTGTGGGTGTTGCTTGTTTGGGAGctattttgtttggttatCATTTGGC GGTGGTGAATGGCGCACTTGAGTATCTTGCTAAGGATCTTGGGGTAGCTGAAAACACTGTCTTACAAG GATGGATTGTTAGCACGCTACTTGCTGGTGCCACTGTTGGTTCATTTACTGGGGGAGCCTTAGCAGACAAGTTTGGCAGAACAAGAACTTTTCAATTAGATGCAATTCCTCTAATAATTGGAGCATTCCTTAC TACTACAGCACAAAATGTGCAGACTATGATAATTGGCCGTCTACTTGCTGGTATTGGAATTGGCATATCCTCTGCCATTGTGCCTCTTTACATATCTGAG ATCTCACCAACTGAAATCCGTGGTGCACTGGGGTCTGTAAACCAACTTTTCATTTGTATTGGAATTCTTCTGGCTTTGGTGGCTGGATTACCATTAGCAGGAAACCCCATATG GTGGAGAACCATGTTTTGTATTGCAGCTGTCCCTGCTATTCTATTGGCACTGGGAATGGCATTTTCACCAGAAAGCCCCCGATGGCTTTTTCAG CAAGGAAAAATTGCTGAAGCAGAGAAGTCCATAAAGACGCTTTATGGAAAAGATAGAGTTGCCGAGGTTATGCTAGAACTATCATCTGCCGGTCAAGGTGGTTCTGCAGAGCCAGAGGCAGGGTGGCTTGATCTATTTAGCAGCCGCTATTGGAAAG TTGTAAGTGTTGGTGTggcacttttctttttccagcAGATGGCTGGAATAAATGCTGTGGTGTATTATTCAACTGCAGTGTTCCGCAGTGTTGGAATTGCATCTGATGTCGCAGCAAGTGCTCTTGTTGGGGCATCAAATGTCTTTG GCACAACTATTGCATCGTCTTTAATGGACAAACAAGGGAGGAAAAGTCTTCTAATTACAAGCTTTTGTGGAATG GCTGTTTCAATGTTGCTGCTTTCCTTGTCCTTTACTTGGAAGGTCCTTGCACCCTATTCTGGCACCCTTGCTGTTCTTGGGACTGTTTG CTATGTCTTATCATTTTCACTTGGTGCTGGTCCCGTGCCTGCTCTTCTTCTGCCAGAGATATTTGCCTCCAGAATCAGAGCGAAAGCAGTTGCTTTATCCTTGGGCATGCATTGG ATCTCCAATTTCTTCATTGGTCTCTATTTCTTGAGCGTCGTAAACAAGTTTGGGATCAGCACTGTGTATTTGGGATTCTCAGCCATCTGTCTTCTCGCCGTCTTGTACATAGCGGGTAATGTTGTGGAAACAAAGGGACGATCCTTGGAGGAAATAGAGCGCGCTCTTAACCCTGCAATTTGA
- the LOC8261187 gene encoding uncharacterized protein LOC8261187, whose translation MVDRGGGINCLENASFDCRIACDTEHLLGDKTRRRRLMSKEGEEEVKGEDERREAAISYTPYLQPGLKHSRISQDQLFKLQELHKRRLKIKSKIHNNLEDKNCRSHGKHLKHSDGKDPGRSIEGSTVTNLKNQHDSTNVSSQQDNVAADHAPKKRQKLYWGLDTKERWERKANM comes from the exons ATGGTGGACCGGGGTGGAGGCATAAATTGCCTTGAAAACGCATCGTTTGATTGTAGAATTGCCTGTGACACAGAGCATCTTCTTGGCGACAAAACAAGGAGAAGAAGATTAATGAGTAAAGAAGGTGAAGAAGAAGTAAAAGGAGAAGATGAGAGAAGAGAAGCGGCAATATCATACACACCATATTTGCAGCCTGGTCTTAAGCACTCGCGTATATCGCAAGATCAGCTTTTCAAGCTCCAA GAGCTGCACAAGAGACGCTTAAAGATAAAATCGAAGattcataataatttagaaG ATAAAAATTGTAGATCCCATGGAAAACACCTCAAACATAGTGATGGTAAAGATCCAGGTAGAAGCATTGAAGGCTCAACTGTCACCAACTTGAAAAACCAGCACGACAGTACCAATGTCTCTTCACAGCAAGACAATGTAGCGGCAGATCATGCACCGAAGAAGCGCCAGAAATTATATTGGGG GCTTGACACAAAGGAAAGGTGGGAGAGGAAAGCTAACATGTAG